GATGTTCGTGATATGATGCTGGGTTTTACCTTTTTATTTTATGTCACTAAAATCTGGAAAATTATTGCAGAAAAGTATCGCCAGCAGCCCAGTACTTCTTTTTCATTGATAAAATGGAGTATTTTTTTGGCTATTATGCTTACAGTATTATTTATACTGAAGCTGTCTTTTTTTAGTGTATTGGTGTCAGATATTGGGGTGTCAGAATTGCGGGTAATGTTTTCTCAAATTGTAGTGATTTATATTTCACTCTTTTCTACTATTTGTTTCTATGTTTGGTATAATTACCGAGAATTGAATACCGTTTGGGGAAGTAACGAAGAAGTATATCTGATTGATGAAGCAGATTCTATTAATTCTGTCGAGCCAATTGAGCTAGACCCCGAGGTGGTGAATCAGTTTGATAAATACGTTAATGCCGAAAAACCTTATTTGAAGGTAAAATATTCTCTTAATGATTTGGCTCATGAAACCAACTTGCCAACCTACCAAATTTCACATATTATTAAGGGGCAATATGGTGTTAATTTTAATGATTATATCAATTCTTTGAGAGTCGAGGAGGTGAAAAAACGCCTAGAAGACGACGAATACCAAAATTATAGTATAGAAGGTATTTCGAAAGACTG
The DNA window shown above is from Flectobacillus major DSM 103 and carries:
- a CDS encoding helix-turn-helix domain-containing protein, whose product is MEGIKHNVKLLFTGSEGLIRNDVRDMMLGFTFLFYVTKIWKIIAEKYRQQPSTSFSLIKWSIFLAIMLTVLFILKLSFFSVLVSDIGVSELRVMFSQIVVIYISLFSTICFYVWYNYRELNTVWGSNEEVYLIDEADSINSVEPIELDPEVVNQFDKYVNAEKPYLKVKYSLNDLAHETNLPTYQISHIIKGQYGVNFNDYINSLRVEEVKKRLEDDEYQNYSIEGISKDCGFNAKSTFFTVFKKHTGVTPMEYQKNARQNTKKTLA